A single genomic interval of Primulina huaijiensis isolate GDHJ02 chromosome 7, ASM1229523v2, whole genome shotgun sequence harbors:
- the LOC140980525 gene encoding pleiotropic drug resistance protein 1-like: MTLLLGPPSSGKTSLLLALAGKLDPTLKVSGRVTYNGHEMNEFVPERTAAYISQNDLHIGEMTVRETLAFSARCQGVGDRYEMLAELSRREKAANIKPDPDIDIFMKAAATEGDEANVVTDYILKVLGLDVCADTMVGDEMIRGISGGQRKRVTTGEMLVGPAKALFMDEISTGLDSSTTYQIINMLRQYVHVMKGTAFISLLQPAPETYDLFDDIVLLSDGQVVYHGPRENVVGFFESMGFKCPKRKGVADFLQEVTSKKDQRQYWARTGEPYGFVKVSEFAEAFQSYNEGRRLGDELAIPYDKSKSHPAALTTKKYGVGQKVLLKACTDRESLLMKRNSFVYYFKLFQLITMTLIATTVFFRVKMHKEDLPDGSIYLGALFYAVILNLFNGLSELAMTIYKLPVFYKQRDMFFFPPWTYALPSWVLKIPITFIEVGIWTFFSYYMIGFDPNVGRLFKQYLLLLLLNQTAGALFRFIGALGRTMIIANTFGLFALLMLFALGGFVLARTNVKGWWVWGYWASPLMYAQNAILVNEFTGHSWSKMLNGTTLGVQVMKSRGFFPYAYWYWIGAGVMFGFIWLFNILYVVALTCLNPFEKPRTVLPEESQNDQQAASDAGKRRSISSGSSSVIADASEDNENKKRGMILPFEPHSITFDDIRYSVDMPAEMKAQGATEDRLELLKGVSGAFRPGVLTALMGVSGAGKTTLMDVLAGRKTGGYIEGNITISGYPKNQATFARISGYCEQNDIHSPNVTVHESLIYSAWLRLPSEVDAKTRKAFIEELMELVELTPLSGALVGLPGVNGLSTEQRKRLTIAVELVVNPSIIFMDEPTSGLDARAAAIVMRTVRNTVNTGRTVVCTIHQPSIDIFEAFDELFLMKRGGREIYVGPLGHHSSQLIKYFEGIEGVQKIKDGINPAAWMLEVSTAAQELVLGVDFADYYKKSELFGRNKTLIKELSVPRLGTKDLYFPTQFSQPFLVQCLACLWKQHWSYWRNPPYTAVRILFTTFIALIFGTMFWDLGSKWKTPQDLFNAMGSMYAAINFLGFQYSSSVQPVVAIERTVFYREKAAGMYSALPHAFSQFLIEIPYVFVQSLVYSLIVYSMMGFDWTAEKFFWFLYFMYISLLYFVLYGMMTVAVTPNHNVAAVISSFFYAIWNLFSGFIIPRPRIPIWWRWYYWATPVAYTLYGFIITQFGEIQDKLEGTDTTVEQYLKDYFGFERHMLVPVALILLGFVILFTIIFAYSIKTFNFQRR, translated from the exons ATGACACTTTTATTAGGTCCTCCAAGTTCAGGAAAGACATCCCTTCTGCTAGCCCTGGCAGGAAAGCTAGATCCAACTCTAAAG GTTTCAGGAAGGGTGACTTACAATGGACATGAAATGAATGAATTTGTACCTGAAAGAACTGCCGCATATATTAGCCAAAATGATTTGCATATTGGAGAGATGACTGTGAGAGAGACCTTAGCGTTTTCCGCTAGGTGTCAGGGTGTTGGTGATCGATACG AGATGTTGGCTGAATTGTCAAGGAGAGAGAAAGCAGCAAATATTAAACCAGATCCTGATATTGACATTTTTATGAag GCAGCAGCCACAGAAGGGGATGAGGCAAATGTTGTCACGGATTACATTCTTAAG GTTTTGGGGCTGGATGTTTGTGCTGATACCATGGTCGGAGACGAGATGATCCGGGGTATCTCCGGAGGACAAAGAAAGCGTGTCACCACAGGTGAAATGTTGGTTGGACCAGCAAAGGCACTTTTCATGGATGAGATATCCACTGGATTGGATAGCTCTACGACTTACCAAATCATCAACATGCTTCGACAATATGTGCACGTTATGAAGGGAACTGCTTTCATCTCCCTCTTGCAGCCAGCACCCGAGACATACGACCTGTTTGATGACATTGTGCTCTTGTCAGATGGCCAGGTTGTTTATCATGGTCCTCGAGAAAATGTTGTCGGTTTCTTCGAATCAATGGGTTTCAAATGCCCAAAAAGGAAAGGAGTGGCTGATTTCTTGCAAGAA GTGACATCAAAGAAAGATCAAAGACAATATTGGGCACGTACGGGTGAGCCTTACGGGTTTGTCAAGGTTAGTGAATTTGCAGAGGCGTTCCAATCTTATAACGAAGGGCGGAGACTTGGGGACGAGCTTGCAATTCCATATGATAAGAGCAAAAGCCATCCTGCTGCTCTGACAACAAAAAAATACGGTGTTGGACAAAAAGTACTTCTGAAAGCCTGCACTGACAGAGAATCCttgttgatgaaaagaaattCGTTTGTTTATTACTTCAAGCTATTCCAG CTTATTACGATGACACTGATTGCCACAACAGTCTTCTTCCGTGTCAAAATGCACAAAGAGGATTTACCTGATGGTTCAATATATCTTGGCGCTCTATTCTATGCGGTCATTCTTAACTTGTTCAATGGATTGTCAGAGCTTGCTATGACGATTTACAAGCTTCCTGTTTTCTACAAGCAAAGGGATATGTTTTTCTTCCCCCCATGGACCTATGCTCTTCCATCATGGGTCCTGAAAATTCCAATCACCTTCATTGAAGTTGGAATATGGACCTTTTTTTCGTACtatatgattggatttgatccTAATGTAGGAAG ATTGTTTAAGCAATACCTATTGCTCCTACTTCTAAACCAGACAGCCGGGGCATTATTCAGATTTATTGGGGCATTGGGCAGGACCATGATCATTGCAAACACATTTGGCCTATTTGCGCTGCTCATGCTTTTTGCACTCGGTGGATTTGTGCTGGCAAGAA CTAATGTAAAGGGGTGGTGGGTGTGGGGCTACTGGGCCTCACCTTTAATGTATGCACAGAATGCAATACTAGTCAACGAATTCACAGGGCACAGTTGGAGTAAA ATGCTCAATGGAACCACATTGGGAGTTCAAGTGATGAAATCTCGAGGGTTCTTTCCTTATGCATACTGGTATTGGATAGGAGCTGGGGTAATGTTTGGTTTCATATGGTTATTCAACATCCTCTATGTCGTTGCTCTTACATGCCTGAACC CATTTGAGAAGCCTCGAACTGTATTACCAGAAGAAAGCCAAAATGACCAGCAGGCTGCTTCAGATGCAGGAAAAAGGAGAAGCATCTCATCTGGATCCTCATCCGTAATAGCAGATGCCAGTGAAGACAATGAAAACAAGAAAAGGGGAATGATTCTTCCATTTGAACCCCATTCTATCACATTCGATGATATCAGATATTCAGTTGACATGCCAGCG GAGATGAAAGCTCAAGGCGCCACTGAAGATAGATTGGAGCTCTTGAAGGGTGTAAGTGGTGCTTTCAGGCCAGGTGTTCTTACAGCTTTGATGGGTGTTAGTGGAGCTGGTAAAACAACCTTGATGGATGTGTTAGCTGGAAGAAAAACGGGGGGATACATAGAGGGAAACATTACAATCTCAGGGTACCCAAAAAACCAGGCAACATTTGCCAGGATTTCTGGATATTGTGAGCAGAATGACATTCATTCTCCAAATGTCACCGTTCACGAGTCTCTCATTTACTCAGCTTGGTTAAGGCTGCCTTCCGAAGTTGATGCAAAAACTAGAAAG GCATTTATTGAGGAACTCATGGAACTTGTGGAACTTACCCCCTTGAGTGGAGCGCTTGTTGGGTTGCCTGGGGTGAATGGTCTCTCCACCGAGCAGAGAAAAAGGCTCACTATTGCAGTAGAACTTGTAGTGAACCCTTCAATCATATTCATGGACGAGCCAACTTCAGGCCTTGATGCAAGAGCAGCTGCAATTGTGATGAGAACAGTAAGGAATACTGTGAACACTGGAAGAACAGTCGTATGCACCATCCATCAGCCTAGCATCGATATTTTTGAAGCATTCGATGAG CTATTTTTAATGAAACGAGGAGGACGAGAAATATATGTTGGACCATTAGGCCATCATTCATCCCAATTGATCAAGTACTTTGAAGGAATTGAAGGTGTGCAAAAGATCAAAGATGGTATCAATCCAGCTGCCTGGATGTTGGAAGTCTCTACTGCTGCACAAGAACTTGTTTTGGGGGTTGACTTTGCAGACTACTACAAAAAATCAGAACTATTCGG GAGGAATAAGACCCTAATCAAGGAGTTGAGTGTCCCTCGCCTTGGCACAAAAGACCTGTATTTCCCAACCCAATTCTCCCAACCTTTCCTCGTTCAATGCCTGGCCTGCCTGTGGAAACAACACTGGTCATACTGGAGGAATCCCCCTTATACCGCTGTCAGAATTCTGTTCACAACCTTCATTGCCCTCATATTTGGGACAATGTTCTGGGACCTTGGCTCTAAATG GAAAACACCACAAGATCTATTCAACGCCATGGGTTCCATGTATGCCGCGATCAACTTTTTAGGATTCCAATATAGTTCATCAGTACAGCCGGTGGTGGCTATCGAAAGAACGGTCTTTTACAGAGAAAAGGCAGCTGGAATGTATTCCGCGTTACCACATGCATTCTCACAG TTCCTGATCGAAATTCCCTACGTCTTCGTGCAATCATTAGTATACAGTCTCATTGTCTACTCAATGATGGGATTCGACTGGACAGCTGAAAAATTCTTCTGGTTCTTGTATTTCATGTACATCTCATTGTTGTATTTTGTCTTGTACGGCATGATGACTGTGGCTGTCACTCCTAACCACAATGTGGCCGCTGTtatttcttctttcttctatGCAATCTGGAATCTCTTCTCAGGATTTATCATCCCACGACCA AGAATACCCATATGGTGGAGATGGTACTACTGGGCAACTCCCGTGGCTTACACCTTGTATGGTTTTATTATAACACAATTTGGAGAAATTCAGGACAAACTAGAAGGCACTGATACAACAGTGGAACAATACCTGAAAGATTACTTCGGATTCGAACGTCATATGCTTGTGCCAGTCGCCCTGATACTTCTTGGATTCGTCATTCTTTTCACCATCATTTTTGCTTATTCCATCAAGACATTCAACTTCCAGAGGAGATGA
- the LOC140980526 gene encoding small ribosomal subunit protein mS47-like yields the protein MLYRNLFCRPHQVKIQSVYASPEVQIGFHPDAGASYYLSRLPGYLGEYLALTGEKLNGTEMMACCLATHYSLKEKLPWIEERLGKLITDDRSVIENSHAQYGTLVYPDEGSLLHRLETI from the exons ACTTGTTTTGCAGGCCACACCAAGTTAAAATTCAAAGT GTCTATGCATCTCCTGAAGTACAAATAGGCTTTCATCCTGATGCAGGGGCTTCATATTATCTTTCTCGTCTCCCTGGCTATTTAG GAGAATATTTAGCTCTGACTGGAGAAAAGCTCAATGGTACAGAAATGATGGCTTGTTGCCTCGCTACACACTACTCGTTGAAGGAA AAGCTTCCTTGGATTGAAGAGCGCCTTGGTAAGTTGATAACTGATGATCGTTCCGTCATTGAAAATTCACATGCTCAATATGGTACCTTAGTTTATCCAGATGAGGGGAGCCTGCTTCATCG attaGAAACAATCTGA